The following proteins come from a genomic window of Musa acuminata AAA Group cultivar baxijiao unplaced genomic scaffold, Cavendish_Baxijiao_AAA HiC_scaffold_607, whole genome shotgun sequence:
- the LOC135662285 gene encoding ATP synthase subunit alpha, chloroplastic, whose translation MVTLRADEISNIIRERIEQYSREIKIVNTGTVLQVGDGIARVHGLDEVMAGELVEFQEGTIGIALNLESNNVGVVLMGDGLMIQEGSSVKATGRIAQIPVSEGYLGRVINALAKPIDGRGEISASESRLIESPAPGIISRRSVYEPLQTGLIAIDSMIPIGRGQRELIIGDRQTGKTAVATDTILNQKGQNVICVYVAIGQKASSVAQVVTTFREKGAMEYTIVVAETADSPATLQYLAPYTGAALAEFFMYRGQHTLIIYDDLSKQAQAYRQMSLLLRRPPGREAYPGDVFYLHSRLLERAAKSNSSLGEGSMTALPIVETQSGDVSAYIPTNVISITDGQIFLSADLFNAGIRPAINVGISVSRVGSAAQIKAMKQVAGKSKLELAQFTELEAFAQFASDLDKATQNQLARGQRLRELLKQSQSDPLAVEEQIATIYTGANGYLDPLEIGQVKKFLSQLRSYLKNNKPKFQEIISSTKTFTEEVEFLLKEAIQEQIELFLLQEQT comes from the coding sequence atggtaacccttcgagccgacgaaattagtaatattattcgtgagcgtattgaacaatatagtagagaaataaagattgtgaataccggtaccgtacttcaagtaggcgacggaattgctcgtgttcatggtcttgatgaagtaatggcaggtgaattagtagagtttcaagagggtacaataggcattgctctgaatttggaatcaaataatgttggcgttgtattaatgggtgatggtttgatgatacaagagggaagttccgtaaaagcaacaggacgaattgctcagatacctgtgagtgagggttatttgggtcgtgttataaatgctctggctaaacctattgatgggagaggtgaaatttcagcttctgaatctcggttaattgaatctcctgccccaggtattatttctagacgttctgtatatgagcctcttcaaacggggcttattgccattgattcgatgatccctataggacgcggtcagcgagaattaattattggggacagacagaccggcaaaacagccgtagccacagatacgattctcaatcaaaaaggtcaaaatgtaatatgtgtttatgtagctattggtcaaaaagcatcttctgtggctcaggtagtgactactttccgggaaaagggggcgatggaatatactattgtggtagccgaaacggcggattcacctgctacattacaatacctcgctccttatacgggagcggctctggctgagttttttatgtatcgtggacaacatactttaataatttatgatgatctctccaaacaggcacaagcttatcgccaaatgtctcttctattaagaagacctcccggtcgtgaagcttatccaggagatgttttttatttgcattcacgacttttggaaagagccgctaaatcaaattctagtttaggtgaaggaagtatgaccgctttaccgatagttgagactcaatctggagacgtttcagcttatattcctactaatgtaatttccattacagatggacaaatattcttatctgccgatctattcaatgctggaatccgacctgctattaatgtgggtatttccgtttccagagtaggatccgcagctcaaattaaagccatgaaacaagtagccggcaaatcaaaattggaactagcgcaattcacagagttagaagcctttgcacaattcgcttctgatctcgataaagctactcagaatcaattggcaagaggtcaacgattacgcgagttgcttaaacaatcccaatcagaccctctcgcagtggaagaacagatagctactatttataccggagcgaatggatatcttgatccgctagaaattggacaggtaaagaaatttctcagtcagttacgtagctacttaaaaaacaataaacctaaatttcaagaaattatatcttctaccaagacattcaccgaggaagtagaatttcttttgaaggaagctattcaagaacagatcgaactgtttttacttcaggaacaaacataa